The following coding sequences are from one Acipenser ruthenus chromosome 7, fAciRut3.2 maternal haplotype, whole genome shotgun sequence window:
- the LOC117415111 gene encoding glia maturation factor beta-like: MSDSLVVCDVDETLMAKLKKFRFRKETSNAAIIMKIDKDKQLVIIEEEYEDISPDDLRSELPERQPRFLVYSYKYNHSDGRVSYPLCFIFSSPVGCKPEQQMMYAGSKNRLVQAAELTKVFEIRNTDDLTEDWLKEKLSFFG; this comes from the exons ATG TCAGACTCCTTGGTTGTGTGTGATGTGGACGAGACCCTGATGGCTAAACTGAAGAAGTTTCGTTTCCGCAAAGAGACCAGCAACGCAGCCATCATTA TGAAAATTGACAAGGATAAACAGCTTGTAATCATTGAAGAAGAATATGAA GACATTTCCCCGGATGACCTGAGAAGTGAACTCCCAGAGAGACAGCCAAG ATTTCTTGTGTACAGTTATAAATACAACCACTCAGATGGAAGAGTTTCCTATCCCCTCTGCTTCATCTTCTCCAGCCCTGTCG GTTGCAAGCCTGAACAGCAGATGATGTATGCTGGTAGCAAGAACAGATTAGTGCAGGCAGCAGAACTCACCAAG GTGTTTGAGATCAGGAACACAGATGACTTGACCGAAGACTGGCTGAAAGAGAAACTGTCCTTTTTCGGCTGA